In Corynebacterium guangdongense, one DNA window encodes the following:
- a CDS encoding alpha/beta-hydrolase family protein — translation MPVTPRARLRRISRRAAVSSLKLALGAVEVYSELLPGVRMGARRRRRLPDNMGAGILGAEAATWWAISPSLLPRPWWVTALNVAICQGVGHGAATATRFTLSRTFDLIGWRPRRRITERTHDVLHWVMAGITGVVTLTSLWRQDTQAALVDAPITRGRQHAITGVLAGSLGYGSILLVGEVAELSVNRTARALNRWFPPVISWPVGAALVAGVTVVASDRLLVRRTLNSVGRSAQERNLSIFPGSRMPWEPERSGSPASFERWRSLGSQGRALVSSGPRRRDIVAVTGLHDADATEPIRIFVGMIRYRSYEQQAQQVLREMDRTGAFHRPVITMMAAAGTGWLTDWSVGAVEFLTGGNCATVAMQYSYLPSAVAFITDHETPVESSTILIRAILDRLDQMDPATRPKFYVSGESLGAYGIADSFEDAEDLLRRVDGALFTGTPRFTRLHRAITDSRDAGSPERVPVIDGGRHIRFAAVPEHINTTFAGERFANEWQFPRVVFAQHASDPITFWDWNLFLRQPDWLREPGSRGVPAPEAQRLDVFAGMRWVPFITGWQVGLDQVSSLNFPGGHAHQYHGEVSWYWEKILGDNTVVTVDEAMAARIEAWIRANLIKR, via the coding sequence ATGCCAGTTACCCCCAGAGCCCGGCTCCGACGGATCAGTCGGCGCGCGGCCGTCAGTTCGCTGAAGCTGGCTCTCGGGGCGGTGGAGGTCTACTCCGAGCTGTTGCCGGGCGTCCGGATGGGCGCCCGTCGTCGGCGGCGGCTGCCGGACAACATGGGCGCCGGCATCCTCGGCGCGGAGGCGGCCACCTGGTGGGCCATCTCCCCCTCGCTGCTGCCGCGGCCCTGGTGGGTCACCGCGCTCAACGTCGCGATCTGCCAGGGCGTCGGGCACGGCGCGGCCACGGCCACCCGGTTCACCCTCAGCCGCACCTTCGACCTCATCGGGTGGCGTCCCCGCCGCCGCATCACGGAGCGCACCCACGACGTTCTCCACTGGGTCATGGCCGGCATCACCGGCGTCGTCACCCTGACCAGCCTCTGGCGCCAGGACACGCAGGCCGCGCTTGTCGACGCCCCGATCACCCGGGGTCGCCAGCACGCCATCACCGGAGTACTGGCCGGCTCCCTCGGTTACGGAAGCATTCTGCTCGTCGGGGAGGTCGCGGAACTCTCCGTCAACCGGACGGCGCGCGCGCTCAACCGCTGGTTCCCGCCGGTGATCAGCTGGCCGGTCGGCGCCGCCCTCGTCGCCGGGGTAACCGTAGTCGCCTCCGACAGGCTGCTGGTCCGGCGGACGCTCAACTCCGTGGGCCGGTCCGCCCAGGAACGCAACCTCTCGATTTTCCCGGGTTCGCGGATGCCCTGGGAGCCGGAGCGTTCCGGCTCCCCCGCCTCCTTCGAGCGCTGGCGCTCGCTGGGCTCCCAGGGGCGGGCGCTGGTCTCCTCGGGACCCCGCAGGCGCGACATCGTGGCGGTCACCGGGCTTCACGACGCCGACGCCACCGAACCCATCCGCATCTTTGTCGGCATGATCCGTTACCGCAGCTACGAGCAGCAGGCGCAGCAGGTGCTCCGCGAGATGGACCGCACCGGCGCTTTCCACCGGCCGGTCATCACGATGATGGCGGCCGCGGGCACCGGTTGGCTGACGGACTGGTCCGTCGGCGCGGTGGAGTTCCTCACCGGCGGCAACTGCGCCACCGTCGCGATGCAGTACTCCTACCTGCCCTCGGCGGTCGCCTTCATCACCGACCACGAAACCCCGGTGGAGTCCTCCACGATCCTCATCCGGGCCATCCTCGACCGTCTCGACCAGATGGATCCCGCCACCCGGCCGAAGTTCTACGTCTCCGGTGAATCCCTCGGCGCCTACGGCATCGCCGATTCCTTCGAGGACGCCGAGGATCTGTTGCGTCGCGTCGACGGCGCGCTGTTCACCGGCACGCCCCGCTTCACGCGGCTGCACCGCGCCATCACCGACTCCCGGGACGCCGGCTCCCCGGAGCGGGTGCCGGTCATCGACGGTGGCCGCCACATCCGTTTCGCCGCGGTGCCGGAGCACATCAACACCACCTTCGCCGGCGAGAGGTTCGCCAACGAGTGGCAGTTCCCGCGCGTCGTCTTCGCCCAGCACGCCTCGGACCCCATCACCTTCTGGGACTGGAACCTCTTCCTCCGGCAGCCGGACTGGCTGCGCGAACCCGGTTCCCGCGGCGTGCCCGCACCGGAGGCGCAACGGCTTGACGTGTTCGCCGGGATGCGCTGGGTCCCCTTCATCACGGGCTGGCAGGTCGGCCTGGACCAGGTCAGTTCGCTCAATTTCCCGGGCGGCCACGCCCATCAGTACCACGGTGAGGTTTCCTGGTACTGGGAGAAGATTCTCGGCGACAACACCGTCGTCACCGTCGACGAAGCCATGGCCGCACGCATCGAGGCCTGGATCCGGGCCAACCTCATCAAGCGTTAG
- a CDS encoding glycerophosphodiester phosphodiesterase, with protein sequence MDTFSPEIAPKIVAHRGNAPGFAENTAAAFENALAMPIHGVECDVRFSRDGVVMVQHDATVDRTSDGTGRLADLTAAQLRSLNVGTTSLPQRMMTLEELLEMVLAAGDRHLYLEIKSPALRNQRLEEEVVRCLTRHALQEDPRIHVISFSHSAMRRIARLAPRLDRWYLRRDRELDHNPGDLLFSRPRGLGLSIEAARRSPRLVDARGLPTYLWTVNDRAGMKFAESLGVDVLATDRPDVALELFFPEAPVLAKENAGEPGKL encoded by the coding sequence GTGGACACCTTCAGCCCGGAGATCGCCCCGAAGATCGTCGCGCACCGCGGAAACGCCCCCGGTTTCGCCGAGAATACCGCGGCGGCCTTCGAGAACGCGCTGGCCATGCCCATCCACGGTGTGGAATGCGACGTCCGTTTCTCGCGGGACGGGGTCGTCATGGTGCAGCACGACGCGACGGTCGACCGCACCTCGGACGGCACCGGCCGACTGGCCGACCTGACCGCAGCTCAGTTGCGCAGCCTCAACGTCGGCACCACGTCGCTCCCGCAGCGCATGATGACCCTCGAGGAACTTCTCGAGATGGTCCTCGCCGCGGGTGACAGGCACCTCTACCTCGAGATCAAGTCCCCGGCCCTGCGGAATCAGCGCCTGGAGGAGGAGGTGGTGCGGTGCCTGACGCGGCACGCGCTGCAGGAGGATCCGCGCATACACGTGATCTCTTTCTCGCATTCCGCGATGCGCCGGATCGCCAGACTCGCCCCCCGGCTGGACCGCTGGTACCTGCGCCGGGACCGGGAGCTGGATCACAACCCCGGTGACCTGCTGTTCTCGCGGCCGAGGGGTCTCGGCCTGTCGATCGAGGCGGCCAGGCGCAGTCCCCGTCTGGTCGATGCCCGCGGCCTGCCGACTTATCTGTGGACCGTCAACGACAGGGCGGGCATGAAGTTCGCCGAGAGCCTCGGCGTCGACGTGCTGGCGACCGACCGCCCTGACGTCGCACTGGAGCTCTTCTTTCCGGAAGCTCCCGTCCTGGCGAAGGAAAATGCAGGTGAACCAGGCAAACTCTAG
- a CDS encoding pyruvate kinase: MDTQKLQETLGELDRLIEEIREAENEHREAIDRVEETHRAGARNLVHYTALRNRDIRRLQMRLSDVGATRLTTTEPNVLARLQGARNVLSTYLGQELKYGNDEVSGAFTRADDILETHADRLLGETTEDTHSRIMVTLPTEAAHDLDLVRGFVDAGMDLARINCAHDGPEAWGCMIDNVHRAAAESDVTIRIAMDLAGPKLRTGAIAPGPEIARARVKRTEIGEVIHPAKIWLLPNTLEGELPAPPPAEGRPTLTVKVDPDWLGGLAPGGVLSFHDTRGPRREFTVETINEDVFGDGSGVRAVRALGEQNAYVSNTTLIEHEWTRTRVSGIEPSEQRLRLHTGDTLVLTTDPSPADPSRPGTPTIGCTLPEAVLAIEEGHSVLFDDGSIAARAIDTQEVDGHTQVTLHITRAAPGGTNLAAYKGINLPDTELPLPSLTEEDVEALGFVARHADIANVSFIRDAGDVEFLLETLETIAREIGEESGPEAGERARNLGVVLKIETVPGYENLATVLLAGMRHANLGVMVARGDLAVELGFQRMAEVPRFIMNMAEAGHVPTIMATQILESLAKSGLPTRAEITDAAYALRAECVMLNKGPHITDTIRILNDMSAKLGASQRKNRIQLRRIESWENAL; the protein is encoded by the coding sequence ATGGACACCCAGAAACTTCAGGAGACGCTCGGCGAGCTCGACCGCCTGATCGAGGAGATCCGTGAGGCGGAAAACGAGCACCGGGAGGCGATCGACAGGGTGGAGGAGACGCACCGCGCGGGCGCCCGGAACCTGGTTCACTACACGGCGCTGCGCAACCGCGACATCCGCCGCCTCCAGATGCGGCTTTCCGACGTCGGCGCCACCCGCTTGACCACCACCGAGCCCAACGTCCTGGCCCGCCTCCAGGGGGCCCGTAACGTGCTGTCGACGTACCTCGGCCAGGAGCTGAAGTACGGGAACGACGAGGTCTCCGGCGCCTTCACCCGCGCGGACGACATCCTGGAGACGCACGCCGACCGCCTCCTCGGCGAGACCACCGAGGACACCCACTCGCGCATCATGGTCACGCTGCCCACCGAGGCCGCCCACGACCTCGATCTGGTCCGCGGCTTCGTCGACGCCGGCATGGATCTGGCCCGCATCAACTGCGCCCACGACGGCCCGGAGGCCTGGGGCTGCATGATAGATAACGTGCACCGCGCCGCCGCCGAGTCCGACGTCACCATCAGAATCGCCATGGACCTGGCCGGCCCGAAGCTGCGCACCGGTGCGATCGCGCCGGGCCCGGAGATCGCCCGCGCCCGCGTCAAACGCACCGAGATCGGCGAGGTGATTCACCCGGCCAAGATCTGGTTGCTGCCGAACACCCTCGAGGGTGAGCTCCCGGCGCCACCCCCCGCCGAGGGACGGCCGACCCTGACCGTCAAGGTCGACCCGGACTGGCTCGGGGGGCTGGCCCCGGGCGGCGTCCTGAGCTTCCATGACACCCGCGGTCCGCGCCGCGAGTTCACCGTGGAGACGATCAACGAGGACGTGTTCGGCGACGGCTCCGGCGTTCGCGCGGTGCGCGCCCTCGGCGAGCAGAACGCCTACGTCTCCAACACCACGCTCATCGAGCACGAGTGGACCCGCACCCGCGTCTCCGGCATCGAACCCTCCGAGCAGCGCCTGCGCCTGCACACCGGTGACACCCTCGTCCTCACCACCGACCCCTCCCCGGCGGATCCCTCCCGGCCGGGCACCCCCACCATCGGCTGCACCCTGCCGGAGGCCGTCCTCGCCATCGAGGAGGGCCACAGCGTACTTTTCGACGACGGCTCCATCGCGGCCAGGGCGATCGACACGCAGGAGGTCGACGGCCACACCCAGGTCACCCTGCACATCACCCGCGCCGCCCCCGGCGGCACGAACCTGGCCGCCTACAAGGGCATCAACCTGCCGGACACGGAGCTGCCGCTGCCGTCGCTGACCGAGGAGGACGTCGAGGCCCTCGGCTTCGTCGCCCGCCACGCGGATATCGCCAACGTCTCCTTCATCCGCGACGCCGGCGACGTCGAGTTCCTCCTGGAAACGCTGGAGACGATCGCCCGGGAGATCGGGGAGGAGTCGGGCCCGGAAGCCGGCGAGCGCGCCCGCAACCTGGGCGTCGTGCTCAAGATCGAGACAGTCCCCGGCTACGAGAACCTGGCCACGGTGCTGCTGGCCGGCATGCGCCACGCCAACCTCGGGGTCATGGTCGCCCGCGGGGACCTGGCCGTCGAACTCGGCTTCCAGCGCATGGCCGAGGTGCCGCGCTTCATCATGAACATGGCCGAGGCCGGCCACGTCCCGACGATCATGGCCACCCAGATCCTCGAGTCCCTGGCGAAGTCCGGTCTGCCCACCCGCGCGGAGATCACCGACGCCGCCTACGCCCTGCGCGCGGAGTGCGTCATGCTCAACAAGGGTCCGCACATCACCGACACCATCCGCATCCTCAACGACATGTCCGCGAAGCTCGGCGCCTCCCAGCGCAAGAACCGCATCCAGCTGCGCCGCATCGAAAGCTGGGAGAACGCGTTGTGA
- a CDS encoding glycerophosphodiester phosphodiesterase family protein, which produces MKIVAHRGNAPGFREHTRAGFLNALNLPIHGIEFDVRLSADQRLMIQHDATVTRTTGRAGRVSAMDSADLRRLNIGTAELPQQMLMLEEIVEMHQDHPDKHLYIEIKHPTRFARITEEQVVRHLRYAGLVDDPRIHVISFSHRSMRRMYEMAPQIDRIYLRRVWERRFNPADILMSEPTGLGLSLPSARWRPDLVGAHDLPTYMWTPNTTRDILFALGQGVDILATDVPEHAAWILDGHEDEPGSPDPGSESAAPGGRVHRPRR; this is translated from the coding sequence GTGAAGATCGTTGCCCACCGTGGCAACGCGCCCGGGTTCCGCGAACACACGCGGGCCGGGTTCCTCAACGCCCTGAACCTCCCGATCCACGGCATCGAATTCGATGTGCGCCTGTCCGCGGACCAGCGGCTGATGATCCAGCACGACGCCACGGTCACCCGCACCACCGGGCGCGCCGGGCGGGTCTCGGCGATGGACTCCGCTGATCTGCGCAGGCTCAACATCGGCACGGCGGAGCTGCCCCAGCAGATGCTGATGCTCGAGGAGATCGTCGAGATGCATCAGGATCACCCCGACAAGCACCTCTACATCGAGATCAAGCACCCCACCCGCTTCGCGCGCATCACCGAGGAACAGGTGGTGCGTCACCTGCGCTACGCGGGGCTCGTCGACGACCCGCGCATCCACGTCATTTCCTTTTCCCACCGCTCGATGCGCCGCATGTACGAGATGGCGCCCCAGATCGACCGCATCTACCTGCGCCGCGTGTGGGAGCGCCGCTTCAACCCGGCCGACATCCTGATGTCCGAACCCACCGGCCTCGGGCTGTCCCTTCCCTCGGCGCGCTGGCGACCGGATCTCGTCGGCGCGCACGATTTGCCGACCTACATGTGGACGCCGAACACCACCCGCGACATCCTCTTCGCCCTCGGCCAGGGGGTCGACATCCTGGCCACCGACGTCCCGGAGCACGCGGCCTGGATTCTCGACGGCCACGAGGACGAACCGGGGTCGCCGGATCCGGGTTCGGAAAGCGCGGCGCCCGGCGGGCGGGTCCACAGACCACGCCGGTGA
- a CDS encoding carbohydrate ABC transporter permease, protein MTVRFEGQDVGALRKRAVWSRRTEWGLALLLLAPNLILLTLFTYRPLLDNVRLSFFNWNISSPRSTFIGLDNYVEFFTRSDTKTILLNTAIFTLFAVAGSMILGLALAMLLDQKLFGRNAVRSMVFAPYVISGAAIGVAFQFVFDPNFGLVQDLLGRVGLATPNFYQDRWWALFMVTFTFVWKNLGYAFVIYLAALQGLNKDLAEAASIDGASPWTRFWRVTMPQLRPTTFFLSITVMLNSVQVFDIIHTMTRGGPLGNSTTTLVYQVYQETFVNYRAGYGATVATILFLILLLITVIQVRYMDRKDK, encoded by the coding sequence ATGACTGTTCGCTTTGAGGGACAGGATGTCGGCGCCCTGCGCAAACGTGCTGTCTGGTCTCGCAGAACAGAGTGGGGGCTGGCACTACTTCTGCTTGCCCCGAACCTGATCCTGCTCACCCTGTTCACCTACCGCCCGCTTCTGGACAACGTCCGGCTGTCCTTCTTCAACTGGAACATTTCCTCCCCTCGTTCCACCTTCATCGGGCTGGACAACTACGTCGAATTCTTCACCCGCTCGGACACGAAGACGATCCTGCTCAACACGGCGATCTTCACCCTCTTCGCCGTCGCGGGGTCGATGATCCTCGGTCTGGCCCTGGCGATGCTGCTGGACCAGAAGCTCTTCGGACGCAACGCCGTCCGCTCCATGGTCTTCGCCCCGTACGTCATTTCCGGCGCCGCCATCGGCGTGGCCTTCCAGTTCGTCTTCGATCCGAATTTCGGTCTCGTCCAGGACCTGCTGGGCCGCGTCGGGCTCGCCACCCCGAACTTCTACCAGGACCGCTGGTGGGCGCTGTTCATGGTGACCTTCACCTTCGTGTGGAAGAACCTCGGCTACGCCTTCGTGATCTACCTGGCGGCGCTGCAGGGGCTGAACAAGGATCTCGCCGAGGCTGCCTCGATCGACGGTGCGTCGCCGTGGACCCGCTTCTGGCGGGTGACGATGCCCCAGCTGCGGCCGACGACCTTCTTCCTGTCGATCACCGTCATGCTCAACTCGGTGCAGGTCTTCGACATCATCCACACCATGACCCGTGGCGGCCCGCTGGGAAATTCCACCACCACGCTGGTGTACCAGGTGTACCAGGAGACCTTCGTCAACTACCGCGCCGGCTATGGCGCGACGGTCGCGACCATCCTCTTCCTGATTCTCCTGCTGATCACGGTGATTCAGGTGCGCTACATGGACAGGAAGGACAAGTGA
- a CDS encoding carbohydrate ABC transporter permease, which yields MDVKHHATIRALGYLGMILAVLFIGVPLLWIALTSFKAQSEIYTQPVQWLPGQWNADNYADVFQRVPFGAYFRNSVLITLILCVIKIFLGILSAYALAILRFPGRNLVFLLVISALMVPSEVTVISNYALVSGLGWRDTYLGIIVPLAGIAFGTFLMRNHFMSIPTELIEAARMDHASHWGLLWKVLMPISLPTLVAFSMITVVNEWNQYLWPFLISETAASATLPIGLTMLQNNEGVSNWGPVMAATIMTMLPILVIFLALQQYMIKGLTSGAVKG from the coding sequence ATGGACGTCAAACACCATGCCACGATCCGGGCCCTGGGCTACCTGGGCATGATTCTCGCGGTGCTGTTCATCGGAGTACCTCTCCTGTGGATCGCCCTGACCTCCTTCAAGGCCCAGTCGGAGATCTACACTCAGCCCGTGCAATGGCTGCCGGGGCAGTGGAACGCCGACAACTACGCCGACGTGTTCCAGCGCGTCCCCTTCGGCGCGTACTTCCGCAACTCCGTGCTGATCACCCTGATTCTCTGCGTGATCAAGATCTTCCTCGGCATCCTCTCCGCCTACGCCCTGGCCATCCTGCGCTTCCCGGGACGCAACCTCGTCTTCCTGCTGGTCATCTCCGCGCTGATGGTCCCCTCCGAGGTCACCGTCATCTCCAACTACGCCCTGGTCTCCGGCCTGGGCTGGCGTGACACCTACCTCGGCATCATCGTCCCGCTCGCCGGCATCGCCTTCGGCACCTTCCTCATGCGCAACCACTTCATGTCCATCCCCACCGAACTGATCGAGGCCGCGCGCATGGATCACGCCAGCCACTGGGGTCTGCTATGGAAGGTGCTCATGCCGATCTCCCTGCCGACCCTCGTGGCGTTCTCGATGATCACCGTGGTCAACGAATGGAACCAGTACCTGTGGCCGTTCCTGATCTCGGAAACCGCCGCCTCCGCGACGCTGCCCATCGGACTGACGATGCTGCAGAACAACGAAGGCGTCTCCAACTGGGGCCCGGTCATGGCCGCGACGATCATGACGATGCTGCCGATTCTGGTCATCTTCCTGGCGTTGCAGCAGTACATGATCAAGGGGCTGACGTCCGGCGCCGTCAAGGGCTGA
- a CDS encoding DUF5926 family protein codes for MAKKNRKEKEQLPEGMSRRQAKLAARAAERAALEKDPRPYAGLAAEADLVALQEFIPSATATVKLKDSDREVEIATVLPGAGAALVRDAEFGGTRFVALQVRKHSHNPGRDLAYALNWVKDATGGDSLESTVADGDQPTLTDLIDAETTIDIQVHDDFSWWTPEGSDVPFEVQHAINQANQTVAPTRRVEADVAGSAWWANPGGGKAYLRWVRVDEDENALLNALARIAARGELQLADDTKFAGVFRTHGLVVPVWDLPADSEAEDYIRELERVDKLIAAELANDAPLSAEERKQLENIKSRQVTIR; via the coding sequence ATGGCCAAGAAGAACCGTAAAGAGAAGGAACAGCTCCCCGAGGGCATGAGCCGCCGTCAGGCCAAGCTCGCCGCCCGCGCCGCCGAGCGAGCCGCCCTGGAGAAGGATCCCCGCCCCTACGCGGGGCTCGCCGCCGAGGCCGATCTCGTCGCCCTCCAGGAGTTCATCCCGTCCGCGACCGCGACCGTGAAGCTCAAGGATTCCGACCGCGAGGTGGAGATCGCCACGGTGCTCCCGGGCGCCGGTGCGGCCCTGGTCCGCGACGCCGAATTCGGCGGCACACGCTTCGTCGCCCTCCAGGTGCGCAAACACTCCCACAACCCGGGCCGCGACCTGGCCTACGCCCTGAACTGGGTCAAGGACGCCACCGGCGGCGACTCCCTCGAGTCCACCGTCGCCGACGGCGACCAGCCGACGCTGACCGACCTCATCGACGCCGAGACCACCATCGACATCCAGGTCCACGACGACTTCTCCTGGTGGACCCCGGAGGGTTCGGACGTCCCCTTCGAGGTCCAGCACGCCATCAACCAGGCCAACCAGACCGTCGCCCCCACCCGCCGGGTCGAGGCCGACGTCGCCGGGTCCGCCTGGTGGGCGAACCCGGGCGGCGGCAAGGCCTACCTGCGCTGGGTCCGCGTCGACGAGGACGAGAACGCGCTGCTCAACGCGCTGGCCCGCATCGCGGCCCGCGGTGAGCTGCAGCTGGCCGACGACACCAAGTTCGCCGGCGTCTTCCGCACCCACGGCCTCGTCGTCCCGGTGTGGGATCTGCCCGCCGACTCCGAGGCGGAGGACTACATCCGTGAACTCGAGCGCGTCGACAAGCTCATCGCTGCGGAGCTGGCCAACGATGCGCCGCTCAGCGCAGAGGAGCGCAAGCAGCTCGAGAACATCAAGTCCCGCCAGGTGACGATCCGCTAG